Proteins co-encoded in one Canis lupus familiaris isolate Mischka breed German Shepherd chromosome 36, alternate assembly UU_Cfam_GSD_1.0, whole genome shotgun sequence genomic window:
- the LOC488356 gene encoding LOW QUALITY PROTEIN: 40S ribosomal protein S17-like isoform X1 (The sequence of the model RefSeq protein was modified relative to this genomic sequence to represent the inferred CDS: substituted 1 base at 1 genomic stop codon) yields MGRARTXTLTTAPESFLEKHYPRLGSHFHTNKRVCEDIAISPSKKLRNGIAGYVAHLTKRIQQGPVARGGERKKETYVPEVSALDQEIIEVDPDTQEMLKLLDFGSLSNLQVTQPTVGMNFKTPRGAV; encoded by the coding sequence ATGGGCCGCGCGCGCACCTAAACCCTGACGACGGCGCCCGAGTCATTCCTCGAGAAGCACTACCCGCGCCTGGGGAGCCACTTCCACACCAATAAGCGCGTGTGCGAGGACATTGCCATCAGCCCCAGCAAGAAGCTCCGCAACGGGATCGCAGGCTATGTCGCACATCTGACGAAGCGCATTCAGCAGGGCCCGGTTgcaagagggggagagaggaagaaggagacctACGTGCCCGAGGTCTCAGCCCTGGATCAGGAGATCATCGAGGTAGATCCTGACACTCAGGAGATGTTGAAACTTTTGGACTTTGGAAGCCTGTCCAACCTGCAGGTCACTCAGCCTACAGTTGGGATGAATTTCAAAACACCACGGGGAGCTGTTTGA